TGGGGGGATTCCGGCAAGAGGTTCGATCGTCCCGATGGGTTTTATCCCGTATGCACGGAGGAAATAGTTGAATACCGGGTGATATTGAATAATTTCTTTGCCTTTGAGAAATGCCATCTGCTTTTCCCATTGTTTCAGGCGGGCATTCCATTGCAGTTTGAATACGGTGAGGTTATTCTGATATCTGGATGCGTGCGATGGATCGTTCTTGCTTAGAAAAACGGCGATCGATTCGGCAAGAACGGGAATATTGCGCGGATCGAGATGGAAGTGCGGATTTCCGTCGGCGTGAACGTCCCCGCCTGCGCGACTGGTATCGGCGGGAACGTCGATCAAGCGAATTTTTGAGGCCAGCGTAAGACGGCTGGAAGATGACGCGAGACGGGTATTCGCCGCACGCTCCAGTAGCGGCGGAAGCCAACCGATTTCAAGATCCGCGCCGTTGGTGATCAGCAGATCGGCTTTGCGCACCTTGGTGATAAGGGAAGGTTTCGGAACCACGAAATGAGGGTCCCAGTTCCCTTGCGCCAGAGTCTCTACCCGAACGTTATCGCCGCCGATCGATTCGGTTAGCGAAGCGATGTAGGGATAGGTGACTGCAACTGTCAGCTCGGCATGTAGCCCCACGGCACACAGAGCCGATGCAAGAAGCCTTTTCAACATTGTGTTCCTTTAAAATGAATGGGCCGCATGGGTGCCCAATGCAACATTGATTGAAAATATCAGCGAATCGAGAGTCCGGCGATTGCCTTCTTCGTCGAACAGTGCATTCGAATGAGTATACTGGAGACGATAACGGGCAAATTCACTGGTATTGTATTCAATCATCGCCGAATATTGATCCATGTGCTCCGGTTGTTCCTGATCGACACCGTTTTTTATGACGTCGTTACGGTAAATATTATCATAGCGCGCACCGATTTTCCAGGTCTGATCGGGTGCATAGACAAGCTGGGTATAGTAGCCTGACTGTTTTTTATGCATTGTCGGCGATACCAGATTATTGGTCGTCACATCAGCATCGGGATCGGAAAACTGAGTCCCTTCCATGTCGCGGTAAAGCCATTCGCTCTGCCATGTCAGCGAACTGTAGCTGTCGAAATAGTGTTTGACCGTGAGATCGAGGCCGTAAAGATCGCTTTCTCCGGCAAAAGCATGAGGCGTTTCGTCGCTAAAATGGTCAATACGGCTTTTGCCGTTGGCGATGCTGGCGCCTGCGAGAATGGTGGTGTCTCCGATATCAGCGGAAGTTTTGACGTAGCCTATCAATAAGGAGGGTTGATGGGCGGAGCCGGCGAGGATCTCTTCTTCGTAACCTTCGCTTGGATTGTTAATGGCGGCTTGACCGAACATGGCTTCGTTTTTTCCTTGAAGCGCTTCGAATCCGACCATCAGGTAGTTACTCGTCGGTGCGACCCATTGCAGTTGTGCCCCGATTTCATTGATTCCGTGGTTTCCGAGAAATGCTTCGTATACCAGAGGCATATCCGAGAAATTCCAGGCATGGTGATGCTGGTTGTTCAGTCGCCCGAAATCACTCAGGAATTTCCCGCCGCGTGCCCGGAAATTGTAGGGAAGGGCACGCGTAGTGACGTAGGCTTCTTCGATTTCCACGGAATCTTCGGAAAAATGGAAAACAGCATTGGCGTCAAGATAAGGATCGACGGTGCTGTGAATTGCCAGCTCGGCGTAGTTAAGGTTGAACCCGTTGGAAGCGTTGTAGGTCGCGTGATCGTGTCCATCATGGGAATGGGAACCGATAAGACCGTGAGCGACGCCGGGAAGTTCAAGATGCTGAGTCACTTCGTCTTTTTTCGAGCGGCTTACGTAGGAAGCGTCGAGGATGAGGGAGAGATCGAGACCCGAAGTGGTTTTGGCGACCGCATCGACGAGTTTGGAGGTGGGCTTTTCCTCCGCCGCGGCCAGGGGGGCGGGAGAAGTCCGGGTACTTTCGAGAGTATCGATTTTGGCCTGCATGGCCTTCATCATCGCTTCCATCTGCGCCATCTGCGCCTTGAGGCTTTGAAGTTCGGTGCTGTCGGCCGACAAGGCCGCCGCCGCGAGGACGGACAATACAAGTTTATTCATCATAAGGGTTTCCTGATCGTGTAATTGTTGGATATCGTAAGAATGAAATGGTGTAAAACGATCAGGAGAGGGGAGGGGAACGGTTTTTGAAAAGAGCGGGTGCGGTTAAGGGGTGCGGCGCCGGAGGAGCTTTATACGCTTCGAACGCAGCGGCGAGGTTCACCGGCGGGGTTTCATCGTTGAGGACGACCGGAGTATGCCCCAACAGGTAAAGGGGACAGCTCTCTTCGACGGATGCGTCGGCATGATGATCGTGATCGTGGATCACTTCGTGCAGGGCACCCAGAAGGGTCGATACGATGAACAAAACGGCAAATAAACGTTTGAAGCGTCGCATCTTTCCCCTTTTTTTGATGCGAATTTTAGCACAGATGGCATAGGGTTTGCTTTCGTATGTCATAATCAAAAAGTTTTAAAGGAATCGGATGATGATCAAACGTTTTAGCACCCTCTTATTTACTTTTTCACTCGCCCTCTACGGCGATATCAACAAAGCCGAACTGAACAAACTCGAAGTCGAGGCACTTATCGTCAAGGATCTCAGCGCCAAACAGACTCTTTATGCCAAGGAACCGTTCAAAGAAGTCCAGCCTGCCAGCCTGACCAAGGTAATGACGGCGATCCTGGCAATCGAGCGGGGGAATCTCGCGCAGCCCGTTACGATCACGCGGGAGATGACGCGGGTCGAACCGACGATCGCGGGGTACCGGAGAGGGGATGTGATCCGGCTCGAAGATCTCATCAAGGCGGCGATGATCAAATCGGACAACGACGCGGCCAAAGCGATCGCGATCACCGTCGGGGGGAGCGAAGAGCGGTTCGTCGAGATGATGAACGCCAAAGCCCGGGCGATCGGGATGAAACACACCCGTTTCAGCAACCCTTGCGGATACGATACGAAAGGGCACTATTCGACCCCTAAAGACCTCCTTAAAATGACCGAATACGCGATCCAGAACCGTAAGTTCAACGAAATCAGCAAAATGAACGAGCACCGCTACCGCGCGCTGAACAAAAAACGGGAGTTTTACGCCTACACCCACAACCGCCTGCTCAACCGCTACCAGTACGCCGTCGGGGTCAAGACGGGGTATACCGCCAAAGCCGGGCCGTGTCTCATCGCCCGGGCGAAAAAAGACGGTAAAGACTGCGTGATCGTCATGATGAATGCGAAAGGGGACCGTTGGAAAACGGCCAAATCGATTTTTGAACAGGTCCTCAACAGCTAGAGAATGCCGTTTTTTTCGAGGAATTCTCGGTAAAGTCTCTCTTTTTCTCCCCTTTTCATCGACGCGTGGGCCGGCGAGGTGGAGGGGAGCTGTATCACCCTTATCCCGATGTCGCCGTAATATTTCATAAACAGATCGAAGCTTTTTTTCCCCGTACATCCGATCGCTCGGATATCGGGATATCGGCTCAGCAGGGCGACGAAATCGTTGGGGAGGCAGTTTTTCAGATTGGTATCGCTTGAATTGCTTCGGACGCAGCTGCCGACCACGTCCCATAATCCGATCCCTTTTTCAAGGCAAAACGCCTTTTTGGCTTCGCCGGAGGGGAGCGCGACGCCGAAGATACTCTCCATGATCGGCCAGAAAGCGTTGCGGGGATGGGCGTAATAAAACGACTGCTCGAACGATGCGATACTGGGGAAACTCCCCAAAAACAAAACGCGCGTACGGTCATCGATGATCGGCTCAAAGGGGTGGCGTTGCGGGGTCATGTTGAAACTTTACCTTACCTTAAAGCATATTCAGCTAAAATTCCGCCATTAATTCACGGGCACACGACCCGTACAAAGGAACTGCATGAAGCGCGCTTTGCTCAGTGTAAGCGACAAAACCAATATCGCTCTGTTCGCGAAATCCCTGATCGGACTGGGATATCAGATCATTTCGACGGGAGGAACGTACAAGCTTCTTCGCGAAGAGGGGATCGATGCGATCGAAATCGATGAGGTGACCAAATTCCCCGAATGTTTCGAGGGACGGGTTAAAACCCTCAACCCCTACATCCACGGGGGAATCCTCCACCGCCGTGACAAGCAGTCGCACCTTGACCAGGCCAAAGAGCTGGGTGTCGAGGCGATCGACCTGGTGTGCGTCAACCTCTACCCCTTCAAAGCGACGATCGAAAAAACCGACGATTTTGAAGAGATCATCGAAAATATCGACATCGGCGGACCCGCGATGGTCCGTTCCGCGGCCAAAAATTTCGACAGCGTCGTGATCGTGACCGATCCATCGGATTATTCGCTCGTGCTCAACGCCATCGAAAACGGCCTCAACAGTGTCGAGTTCCGCCGCGATCTGATGATCAAAGCTTACGAGCATACCGCCGCTTACGACAGCATGATCGCCAACTATATGAACAAGCGCTTCAACAACGGCATGGGAGCCAAGCAGTTCATTGTCGGAAACAAGGTGATGGATACCCGATACGGCGAAAACCCGCATCAGAAAGGGGCCCTGTACGAATTCGACGCGTTTTTCAGCCGCAACTTCAAAACCCTCAAAGGGGAAGCGAGTTTCAACAACCTCACCGATATCAGCGGCGCGGTCAAAATCGCCGCGGCGTTCGGGAATGAAAACGCGATCTGTATCGTCAAACACGGTAACCCCTGCGGTTTCGCGATCCGCGACAACCTGCTGGACGCTTATACCGAAGCGCTTAAATGCGATCCCGTTTCCGCCTTCGGCGGTGTCGTCGCGGTGAACGGCGTCGTGACCAAGGAACTCGCCGAAAAAATGAACGAGATGTTTCTTGAGGTAATCATCGCCGGGCGCATCGACGACGAAGCGCGCGCGGTATTCGAACCGAAAAAACGGCTCAAACTCTTCGAATACGGTGCGGATCGGATCATCCTGAGCAACGACCCGGTCGATTTCAAACACATCGACGGCGGATTCGTCTTCCAGGATGCGGACAGGGTTGCTGAGGATGAGGTGAAAAACGCCAAACTCGTCACCAAGCACACTGCGAGTGCCCAGGAGATCAAAGACGCCGAAATCGCCTACAAAGTGGCCTCTTTGACGAAATCAAACTGCGTCGTTTACGTTAAAAACGGCGCGATGGTCGCGGTAGGAATGGGGATGACTTCCCGTGTCGACGCGGCCCGCTGCGCCCTCAAAAAAGCCGAAGAGATGGGTCTGGACGTGAGCGGATCGGCGCTGGCCAGCGAAGCATTCTTCCCGTTCCGCGATTCGATCGACGCGGCGGCGGGCGCGGGGGTCAAAACCGTCATCCAGCCGGGCGGTTCCGTTCGCGATGACGAAGTCATCGCCGCCGCCGACGAGCACGGTATGGCCCTTTATTTTACCGGCATCCGCCATTTCCTCCACTAAAAACAGTTGCGCCGCTCAGGCGCAATGAGTGATTGCCTCTTTATCCCCTTTCCATCGTATCTCCTTGGTTTAACTTGATTGACACGGACTCAATGTTAGTGCTATAATTTTTTCAGAAAAAAGAAACCGATAAATTTTAGGAACCGATCATGTCAAAAAGTTTGTATGCCACACTCGAAGTTTCACCCGGAGCCAGCGAAGCGGAGATCAAAAAAGCGTACCGGAAGCTTGCGCGCCAGTACCATCCCGACGTTAACAAAGACCCGAAAGCCGAGGAGAAGTTCAAAGAGATCAATGCCGCCTATGAAGTGCTCAGCGACAAAGAAAAACGGGCCAAGTACGATCAGTACGGTGATGCCATGTTCGGTGGCCAGAATTTTCACGATTTCGCCCGCGGTCAGGGCGCCAATGTCGATCTTGACGACATCCTGCGCAACATTTTCGGACAGGGCGGCGGTTTCGGCGGCGGCGGTTTCGGGGGAGGTTTCGGCGGATTTGGCGGCGGTTTCGGGGGAGGTTTCGGCGGCATGAACCTCGACATCGATGCCAACGTAACGGTTCCTTTCGCGGTTGCGGTTCTCGGCGGCAAACATACGATCAGCCTCTCGGGAGAAAGTTTCGACATCAAGATTCCCGCCGGGATCAAAAGCGGTGAAAAATTGCGCGTGCGCGGCAAGGGCAAACGGGGAGGAGGCCAGGTCGGTGATCTGTACCTGCGCATCGACGTCGCCCCCAATCCCGAATATGAACGCGAAGGGGACAACCTGGTCAAAACGTTCAACGTACCTCTCTATGCGGCATTGTTCGGCGGGAAGGTGAGCGTCCAGACGCTGGAAAAAGAGGTGACGCTCAAAGTGCCCGAAAACACCAAAAACGGCCAACGGTTCCGTCTGAAAGAGATGGGGGTCACAAACCGCCAAAGCGGCGTCCGCGGCGATCTGTACCTCAAAGCCAACATTGTCCTCCCCCCGCTGGAGAAAATCGATCCCGAGCTTGTCGAACAGATGAAAAAATCGCTTCCGCAGGAGTAGAAGATGCACCACTACGACGAACCCGTATACATGATCAGCATCGTTGCCAAAATCCTCGATATTCATCCGCAGACGCTGCGGCAGTACGAGCGGGAAAATCTCATTTCCCCCTCGCGCTCGGACGGACGGATCCGGCTGTATTCGCAGCGTGACATCGAAAAGATCAAAACGATCCTGCGCCTGACCCGCGAACTGGGCGTCAACCTCGCCGGGGTCGACGTAGTGATGCGGCTGAAAGACAAAATGGAAGCGATGGAGCAGGAGATGGCCGAGATGCGCATGGAGCTTTCCCGCCTTCGCAACAGCACCACGGTCCCTCCTGAAAAATCGCTCGTGGCCAAACGGAGCATTTACGAGATGGTCATTTTCGAAGACGACATTCTCAAATAATGGCACTCGATCCCCAAATCCACGAGAGCTGGAAAGAGGCACTCAAAGAGGAATTCGCCCACAGCTATATGGGCGAGCTGAAAACTTTTCTGCTCGAGGAAAAAACGTTTCATACGATCTATCCGCGCGGGAGCGAGATATTCAACGCGTTTAATTCCACCCCATTTGAGCGGGTCAAAGCGGTCATCTTGGGACAAGACCCGTATCACGGGCCGGGACAGGCTCACGGCTTGTCGTTTTCCGTCCGTCACGGTGTGGCCCTGCCGCCGTCACTGCAAAACATTTTCAAAGAGCTGGTGGACGATATCGGCTGCGGGTATCCCCAGAGCGGGGATCTGACCCACTGGGCGCAAGAGGGGGTGTTGCTGCTCAATACTCTCCTCACCGTCCGCGCGGGGGAAGCGTTTTCGCATAAAGAGCGGGGGTGGGAACGTTTTACCGACCGTGTGATACAAACCCTCAGCCAAAGACGCGAGCACATCGTGTTTATCCTCTGGGGTGCACCGGCGGGGAAAAAAGCGGCTCTGATGGATGGGAACAAACACTGTATCCTGCGCGCGCCTCACCCTTCTCCGCTCTCGGCTTACAGGGGTTTTTTCGGTTCCAAGCCCTTTAGCCGCACAAACGAGTACCTGATCCGAAACGGCATCACCCCGATCGACTGGCGTCTTTAAGCGCTTTGAGCTCCTTTTTCCGCTCCCGCAGCAATTCGGCGGTTTCGGAGGAAGGAGAACGTTTGTACACTTTTTTCAGCCATTCGACCTGATTGTAGGCATCCTGAACTCTCCCCAGCCGGTTTTGTATCTTTTTGCATTCGGCAATTTTCCGGTGCTCTTCTCGGAGTTCCGCGGCGGCGAGAAATTCGAGGCCGTAACGGGCGTTTTTGAAGCGCACCCGCAAACGGTGGAGCTCTTTTTGGGAAGTCTTCGGCCCGATCGACGCGTAATCGGAGAGTGCCGAAGCGTAATAGCGCTCGACGGTATCGATCAGGTGCGCGGAGGAGATGTCGGGGTCGGCGTCGCACAGGGTGTCATAGTGATTTCGTATCGCATTAAGCGTCTGCGCTTTGAATTCGGGGCTCAACGTCGCGTCGGCGTATCTGCTCCGCAGCAGGGAGAGCGTCCGGCAGGTTTTTGGGTAACGTTTGGGTTTGAGGGATTCGATCAGGACGTCGAGTTCACGGATCGCATTCGTCGATTTGACGGCCGCTTTGAGTTCGGGGGGGAAGGGGACGCTTTTGCTGAGGAAGAGGGCCGTGACCGAACGGACACGGCGTATCGCAATTCTGAAATCGTGGACGTCTCCGCTTTGGCGGCTTTGCATCAGCACACCCAGGAGTGTGCTGGCGTGATAGAGCTGATACGTCAGATAGCGGGTCAGTACATTCAGTCGCATCCGACCATTATAACCGATTTGGATTACAGTTTAAAGACCGCCGCGATCGGAAGGTGATCGGAATATCCCTCACCCATATGGTGGCGGGGTTTTTTTCGGGACTGTTGCCAGCGGTAGGGTTTGCCTTTGTAAAAAAGATAGGGTTTCTCAAAACGTTTGAAACTGCCGCGAACGTATTCGATCCCCTTCCCGTCCGCCAGCGCGGGAGAGATGATCATATTGTCGAGCGCTTCGCTGTTGCCGCGGAATTCATGGCTCCAGCGCTCCGAACCGTCCACTTCATACCAGAGGTTGTAGAGACACTCCCTGCACGTTTTGAGCGAATGGTAGGTGATCGGATTGTTGTCGGCGTCAACCGTTCCGAGAATGTGGTTGATCCCCGTAATCCCCCCCGTATCGTTGTGTTTTCGGCTGCGGAGGAAAGTACGGTACTCCTCATAGTCGGAGTTGAAATCGCCCAGCAGTACGAAGGGTTCGTTTTTCTCCAGGGCGGCGAGGCGTTTTTTGAGTGCTTTGGCACTCAGGATCCGCATGCTCTCCGGACCGCTTTTGGATTTCCAGTGGTTGACGAATACCCGCAGGCTTTTGCCTTCAATGTCGAGTTTGACCTCGAGGATGTCCCGATAGGCGCGGTGGGAACTGACCGAATGGCTGAGGGCGCTTTTGATGGGGTAACGGCTCAGCAACGCGGTAGCGACGGTGGTATTTTTAGCCCGTGCAAACGCGTGGTAAGGATAATAGAGTCCCTGACGCTTCAGTTCGGTTTTGAGTGCTTTGAGGGCGGTTTCGGATTCGATCTCCTGCAGTCCGATGACGTCGGCGCCGATGTCACGGATTACCTGAGCGGTATTGTGAAGTTTGATGCGGTACATCTCCTCGTTCCACCCCCACGAGGTGTTGGGAATGTATTGCTCGTACTCGTTTCCGTCATCGTTCATGTCGAACAGGTTTTCGACGTTATAGGATGCGATCTTCACTTCGGTACCTCCCAGCAGAGCGTAAAAAAAGAGCAACAGAACCAGCAGCTTCATCATTCGATCCCGCTGAGGCGCAACAGATGTTTCGTCTCGCATTCGCGCCCCATCATTTCGACAAAGAGCTCCTGCATGCTTCGGCTTCCCCCTTTGGCGAGTATCACCTCTTTGTACCGCCGGGCGAGTTCGGAACCGAAAATCCCTTCGTCCACGATCGCGTAATAGGCGTCGGCACTGAGAACTTCAGCCCATTTGTAGCTGTAGTATCCGGCACTGTAACCGCCGCTGAAAATATGGGAAAACCCGTTTTGGAATTTGTTGTAGGAAGGCGGGCGGATCAGCGACGTCCGCTCTCGAACCCGGTCAAGAAGGCTCTGAATCTCGTCCCCCTGATAGAGGCGCGAATGGAGTTCGAAATCAAAAAGGGCAAATTCGAGCTGGCGGAGCATGAAAAGAGCGCTTTGGAAGTTTTTGGCGCGGATCAGCTTGGCGATCATTTCATCGTCGAGAACCTCCCCGCTTTCATGGTGCCGGGCGAAAAGTTTGAGCACTTTGGGCTCGTAGGCGAAATTTTCCAGAAACTGCGAGGGAAACTCGACCGCATCCCATTCGACGCCGCTCACTCCGCTCACCCCGCGCTCGCGGACGCGGCTGAGGAGGTGGTGGAGGGTATGGCCCATTTCGTGGAAAAGGGTGACGACGTCGTCATGGCGCAGCAGCGAAGGGGAGGTGTCGCCTGAGGGGGGGAAGTTGCAGACGACGAAAGCGCTCGAGAGACGGGTATTGCCCTGCGGGTCTTCGCAATGGCTTTCAAAATTGTGCATCCAGGCACCGCCGCGTTTGTGTTTCCGGGCTTCGAGATCGAAGTAGACCCGCGCGAACAGGCGGTCGTTTTCATAGATGTCGTAGGCGCTGGCCTTCTCGTCCCACAGAGGGATATCGATCTTGACGAAACGGATGCCGAAGAGGTCGTGCAAAAAGGCGAACATCCCTTCCATGACCGAGCGTTGTTCGAAATAGGGGCGATACTCCTCCTCGTCGATGTCGTAGCGCGCTTTTTTGAGAATTTCGCCGTAAAAGGCGGTGTCGTAGCTTTGCAGCTCGATCCCCCCGGCGATCTCGCGGAGTTCGGCAATCTCCTGCTCCGCCTGTGGGCGAGACGCGTCGATCAGTTCGTGGAGGAATTTGAAAACGGCATCCGTATCGGGGGCCATTTTGGAAGCCAGGGAATACTGGGCGTAATTGTCGAATCCGAGCAGCGCCGCGCTCTCCTGGCGCAATGAGAGAAGCTCGTCGATGATCGTCCCGTTTTGCGGCGCGCGCGTCGTATAGGCCCGGTAGAGCTCTTCTCGCACCGCGCGGTTGGGGCCGTAGGTCATGTAGGCGATGTAAGAGGGCATCTGGAGCGTAAAACGGTATTTGACGACCCCCTCTTCTTCGAAGCGGGCGTTTTCGAGGTCACTTTCGGGGATCCCCTCCACGTCGGCTTCGTCGGTGATGATTTTCTCATAGGCGTTGGTCGCGTCAAGGAGGTTTTGCGAAAAGTCGTTCGTCAGGGTGCTTTTGCGGAGATTGATTTCGGCGAGACGGGCTTTGGCCGTCTCGTCAAGGTGGGCGCCGGCAAGTTCGAAATGGAGGATGTTCAGATCGAGCAGGCGCTGTTGTTCGGGGTCGAGAACGTCGTATTCGGCGGCCTTGATCTGTTTAAACGCTTCGTAGAGGCCCAGGTTTTGCCCCACATAGGTCGAATATTCCGTCAGAATCGGCAGCGCTTCGGCGTAAATTTTTTGGGTCGCTTCGGAGTTTTTGACGGCATTGATGTGGGAGAGGGGGGTAAAGAGCAGCTCGAGTTCTTCTTCCATAAAATCGAAGGGGCGCACGAAGTTGGCGTACGTCTTTACGGGAACATCCAGCAGCTCTTCGACGGTGTGGCGGTTTTGCGCGATCAGCGCGTTGAGATCGTCGATAAAGGTATCCAGGTTCAGCTTGAAATCGTTAAAGGGGGTCATATTCTCTCCTAATATAGGACGTTATTGTAGTGCAGCGTTTCAAAAAATATTCTATAATTTGACAATTTGTTATCAAGGCCCAACCATGCGCGCGACCCTTCGAACCAAAATCCAGCAGCTGCTCCGCTACATCTTTGTCGGCGGGCTTTCGATGTTCCCGCTGATCCTGGTGCTCATCGTCGTCAATTTCATCAAGGATCTGGGAATAAGCGCGTTTTCTTCGCTTCACCAGTACACCCATTCGTTCGGCGTGACCGTCGCGCTGATCGTCATCGTGATCGTTTTGTTCGCGGTGCTGGGGTATTCGATCGAAAAATACGGCCGTTCGATGTTCGTCTCCATCATCGACAGCCTGTTCGAGAGAATCCCGGCGATCCGATCGGTCTACTCGGTCTCCAAAAAACTGGCAACCATGCTCTCCGGCGGCGAAGACGGGGGAAAAAAGGAAGTGGTGCTCGTCGAATATCCCAAAGAAGCAGTCTGGGTACCGGCCTACCTGCTCAACCGCCAGGGGAACATCTGCGTTCTGTTCATCCCCACGTCGCCCAATCCTACAAGCGGTTACACGGTGATTGTGGACGAGAAGCTGACGATCAAAACGACCCTGACCCTTCAGGAAGCGTCGTCGTTCATTATCAGCATGGGGGCCGATTTCCCCAAAAAAGAGGAGATCGCCGAAAAACTCAACGTCCGCTGAGTTATTCGAATTCGTCGTATTTGGGTTCGAGGGCTTTGAAGCGTTCGATGAGAAGTTTCTGGTAGCGGGGCGCTTCGCGATAAAGCTTTTCGAGCGCTTCGGTCCCATGGTGCAGGGTGAGCGAAGAATCGACGACGATGTAGGAGAGGAAAACCGTGTTCTCGTTGATCGAGAACTGCAGCCGTTGTAAAAGACCGTTCTCCTCCAGCAAAAAATCGTAGAGTGCGTCGATGTTTTCCTGCGGGATACGGCAAAGGGGGGAGTCGGCGATGACGATCCCGTTGTCGTAATAGTTGATGTCGATCCGGGTCGTTCCGGTTTCGCTCCGCCAGCTTCGCTGGCTGCGCCGGGAGAGGGTGACGTTGACCCCCAGGTTTTGGAGGATCGTCTCCACGAGCGCCACGACGCCGGTCGGCTTGTACCCCTCTCGGCGTCGCTTGGCCACTTCGAGCTTGGTACCGCATTTGGGGCAGTAGTCGTTGCGTATCGTCTCTTCGCGGATCAGGTTTTTGCACGATACGCAGCGGATGACGTTCTCTTGAGCTTCCGTTTTGAACTGGACCAGTGCTTCGTGCAACAGGTAAGCGGGGAGCGCGAACCCCAGATTGTTCGAATTCTGGATGATGAAAGTGTTGACGCCGATCACTTCGGTATTTTCGTTCAACAGCGGCCCTCCGCTGTTGCCCGGATTGATCGCGGCGTCGAACTGGATGTATTCGACTTCACCCTGCAGCCGTGCGGCTTTGGAGACGATCCCCTCGGTGGTGGAATAATTCAGGCCGTAGGGATGGCCGATCGCGATGACGCTGTCGCCGTCATGGACCTGTTCGAGGCTGAGGCTCAGAGGGTGCTCGCAGACCAGGGGAAGGGGGGAACGGACAAATGCCAGATCGTACGCGGGATCGTCATAAACGACGGTTCCGATTGTTTTGGGAAGCGTTTCGGTGCTGATGAGCACCTCCTTGAGCCCCCCGACGACGTGTGAATTGGTGACGATCAGTCCGTCGCATACGAAGCCGCTTCCGCTTCCGTAGGGGGTGGTCACCTGAACGATGCTCTCGATGGTTCTCTCCACCATCTTCTGGGTAGCGAGATTCATCTTCACACCTCCGTGAAATCGAGATTTTTGATTTGGAGATAAAAACTCTGGCTGAAATGGTCCAGATCGGTGTAGTTTAGATCGTCCGCAAAGTTTCGCAACCCTTTGTAGCGCTCGGTATAGGGT
The DNA window shown above is from Campylobacterota bacterium and carries:
- a CDS encoding zinc ABC transporter substrate-binding protein, producing MLKRLLASALCAVGLHAELTVAVTYPYIASLTESIGGDNVRVETLAQGNWDPHFVVPKPSLITKVRKADLLITNGADLEIGWLPPLLERAANTRLASSSSRLTLASKIRLIDVPADTSRAGGDVHADGNPHFHLDPRNIPVLAESIAVFLSKNDPSHASRYQNNLTVFKLQWNARLKQWEKQMAFLKGKEIIQYHPVFNYFLRAYGIKPIGTIEPLAGIPPSATHTMKLVALIQERNPYCIMHDVYHPTKTAEFLHTKTGIRLVVLPHDVGAQKGIGNLASLFDSLIGSLQ
- a CDS encoding serine hydrolase, coding for MIKRFSTLLFTFSLALYGDINKAELNKLEVEALIVKDLSAKQTLYAKEPFKEVQPASLTKVMTAILAIERGNLAQPVTITREMTRVEPTIAGYRRGDVIRLEDLIKAAMIKSDNDAAKAIAITVGGSEERFVEMMNAKARAIGMKHTRFSNPCGYDTKGHYSTPKDLLKMTEYAIQNRKFNEISKMNEHRYRALNKKREFYAYTHNRLLNRYQYAVGVKTGYTAKAGPCLIARAKKDGKDCVIVMMNAKGDRWKTAKSIFEQVLNS
- a CDS encoding DNA-deoxyinosine glycosylase, which produces MTPQRHPFEPIIDDRTRVLFLGSFPSIASFEQSFYYAHPRNAFWPIMESIFGVALPSGEAKKAFCLEKGIGLWDVVGSCVRSNSSDTNLKNCLPNDFVALLSRYPDIRAIGCTGKKSFDLFMKYYGDIGIRVIQLPSTSPAHASMKRGEKERLYREFLEKNGIL
- the purH gene encoding bifunctional phosphoribosylaminoimidazolecarboxamide formyltransferase/IMP cyclohydrolase, whose translation is MKRALLSVSDKTNIALFAKSLIGLGYQIISTGGTYKLLREEGIDAIEIDEVTKFPECFEGRVKTLNPYIHGGILHRRDKQSHLDQAKELGVEAIDLVCVNLYPFKATIEKTDDFEEIIENIDIGGPAMVRSAAKNFDSVVIVTDPSDYSLVLNAIENGLNSVEFRRDLMIKAYEHTAAYDSMIANYMNKRFNNGMGAKQFIVGNKVMDTRYGENPHQKGALYEFDAFFSRNFKTLKGEASFNNLTDISGAVKIAAAFGNENAICIVKHGNPCGFAIRDNLLDAYTEALKCDPVSAFGGVVAVNGVVTKELAEKMNEMFLEVIIAGRIDDEARAVFEPKKRLKLFEYGADRIILSNDPVDFKHIDGGFVFQDADRVAEDEVKNAKLVTKHTASAQEIKDAEIAYKVASLTKSNCVVYVKNGAMVAVGMGMTSRVDAARCALKKAEEMGLDVSGSALASEAFFPFRDSIDAAAGAGVKTVIQPGGSVRDDEVIAAADEHGMALYFTGIRHFLH
- a CDS encoding J domain-containing protein, whose translation is MSKSLYATLEVSPGASEAEIKKAYRKLARQYHPDVNKDPKAEEKFKEINAAYEVLSDKEKRAKYDQYGDAMFGGQNFHDFARGQGANVDLDDILRNIFGQGGGFGGGGFGGGFGGFGGGFGGGFGGMNLDIDANVTVPFAVAVLGGKHTISLSGESFDIKIPAGIKSGEKLRVRGKGKRGGGQVGDLYLRIDVAPNPEYEREGDNLVKTFNVPLYAALFGGKVSVQTLEKEVTLKVPENTKNGQRFRLKEMGVTNRQSGVRGDLYLKANIVLPPLEKIDPELVEQMKKSLPQE
- a CDS encoding helix-turn-helix transcriptional regulator; this encodes MHHYDEPVYMISIVAKILDIHPQTLRQYERENLISPSRSDGRIRLYSQRDIEKIKTILRLTRELGVNLAGVDVVMRLKDKMEAMEQEMAEMRMELSRLRNSTTVPPEKSLVAKRSIYEMVIFEDDILK
- the ung gene encoding uracil-DNA glycosylase; this translates as MALDPQIHESWKEALKEEFAHSYMGELKTFLLEEKTFHTIYPRGSEIFNAFNSTPFERVKAVILGQDPYHGPGQAHGLSFSVRHGVALPPSLQNIFKELVDDIGCGYPQSGDLTHWAQEGVLLLNTLLTVRAGEAFSHKERGWERFTDRVIQTLSQRREHIVFILWGAPAGKKAALMDGNKHCILRAPHPSPLSAYRGFFGSKPFSRTNEYLIRNGITPIDWRL
- a CDS encoding CHAD domain-containing protein — encoded protein: MRLNVLTRYLTYQLYHASTLLGVLMQSRQSGDVHDFRIAIRRVRSVTALFLSKSVPFPPELKAAVKSTNAIRELDVLIESLKPKRYPKTCRTLSLLRSRYADATLSPEFKAQTLNAIRNHYDTLCDADPDISSAHLIDTVERYYASALSDYASIGPKTSQKELHRLRVRFKNARYGLEFLAAAELREEHRKIAECKKIQNRLGRVQDAYNQVEWLKKVYKRSPSSETAELLRERKKELKALKDASRSG